Proteins from a single region of Pseudopedobacter saltans DSM 12145:
- a CDS encoding metallophosphoesterase family protein, whose protein sequence is MAKKKTRIAAVADIHIKDSDKGKWAGHFKYISEHAEILIIAGDLTDTGDESEAVILSEELKSCKIPVVMVLGNHDYEKNREKLIRQALINENVHILDGEAIIINDIGFAGTKGFGGGFDNHMLSMFGEKAMKEFVQEAVNETLLLDRALARIESERPDIKKIAILHYAPISETVKGEAETIYPFLGSSRLSEPINRREVTAVFHGHAHKGTFKGKTTNGIRVFNVAKHILLKEGYQEPFFIFDVE, encoded by the coding sequence ATGGCTAAGAAAAAGACAAGGATTGCAGCTGTGGCTGATATACACATAAAAGATTCGGACAAAGGAAAATGGGCGGGACATTTTAAATACATCTCAGAACATGCAGAGATTTTAATCATTGCCGGAGACCTTACCGATACCGGAGACGAATCAGAAGCTGTGATTTTATCCGAAGAATTAAAATCATGCAAGATTCCGGTAGTAATGGTATTGGGAAACCACGATTATGAAAAGAACAGAGAAAAATTAATCCGGCAGGCATTAATTAACGAAAACGTCCATATCCTCGACGGCGAAGCAATAATTATAAATGATATCGGTTTTGCCGGAACAAAGGGCTTTGGAGGCGGATTCGATAACCATATGCTTTCTATGTTTGGTGAAAAAGCGATGAAAGAATTTGTTCAGGAAGCAGTCAACGAAACGCTTTTACTTGACAGGGCATTGGCAAGAATAGAATCCGAAAGACCGGATATCAAAAAAATAGCTATTCTTCACTATGCTCCTATTTCAGAAACCGTAAAAGGAGAAGCTGAGACGATCTATCCTTTTTTGGGTTCCTCCAGGCTTTCAGAACCCATAAACCGCCGCGAAGTAACTGCGGTTTTTCACGGTCATGCTCATAAAGGAACCTTCAAGGGAAAAACAACAAATGGAATACGAGTATTCAACGTTGCAAAACATATTCTTTTAAAAGAAGGCTATCAGGAACCTTTTTTTATTTTTGATGTAGAATAA
- a CDS encoding nucleotide pyrophosphohydrolase has translation MTIKEAQELVDKWINTTGIRYFNELTNTAILMEEVGEVARIMSRKYGEQSFKESDKKVDLGDEMADVLFVLVCLANQTGIDLTAALEKNLEKKSIRDAERHKNNEKLK, from the coding sequence ATGACAATAAAAGAAGCCCAGGAATTGGTAGACAAATGGATAAATACCACCGGAATCAGATATTTCAACGAACTGACGAACACCGCTATTTTAATGGAAGAGGTTGGGGAGGTTGCCCGGATCATGTCCAGAAAATATGGAGAACAATCTTTTAAAGAATCAGACAAAAAAGTAGACTTAGGAGATGAAATGGCCGACGTTCTTTTTGTGCTGGTATGCCTTGCCAATCAAACCGGAATAGATCTGACGGCAGCTCTGGAAAAGAATTTGGAAAAAAAATCTATACGGGATGCAGAAAGACATAAGAATAACGAAAAATTAAAGTAA
- a CDS encoding nucleotidyltransferase: MITTTEKQREEARLFYKEAILILKESGIPFMLGGAFALRVHTGVHRDTKDLDVFCRPKDFHKILKLFANHGFQTQLTDIRWLAKIFKGEYFVDIIFSSVNNICTVEDSWFTHAVKSEYADEEVLFLSPEDLIWCKLYVQNRERYDAADINHIILKTGKQLDWERLLERLDRHEHWHLLLAQLVIFQFVYPSDFQEIIPEWIFKKLLKRMESQYKLPSTVVKVCRGPIIDQTQYSIDIKEWNYKSLTIMTT, encoded by the coding sequence ATGATTACAACTACCGAAAAACAAAGAGAAGAAGCTCGACTATTTTATAAAGAAGCGATATTAATTCTTAAAGAATCAGGCATTCCATTTATGTTGGGAGGCGCTTTTGCTTTAAGAGTGCATACAGGCGTACATCGCGACACTAAAGATTTGGATGTTTTCTGCCGTCCAAAAGACTTCCATAAAATACTTAAACTTTTTGCAAACCATGGTTTCCAAACACAGCTTACAGATATCAGGTGGCTAGCCAAAATCTTTAAAGGAGAGTATTTTGTCGATATCATTTTCAGCTCAGTAAACAACATCTGTACAGTAGAAGACTCTTGGTTTACCCATGCAGTAAAAAGTGAGTATGCAGACGAAGAAGTGCTGTTTTTGTCTCCAGAAGACCTGATATGGTGTAAACTATATGTACAAAACAGAGAGCGGTATGACGCCGCCGACATTAATCACATTATATTAAAAACGGGCAAACAATTGGACTGGGAGCGTCTTTTAGAGAGATTGGACCGACATGAACATTGGCACCTGCTACTTGCCCAGCTGGTTATTTTTCAATTTGTCTATCCATCCGATTTTCAGGAAATAATTCCCGAATGGATATTTAAAAAACTGCTAAAAAGAATGGAAAGCCAATATAAACTACCTTCAACAGTAGTAAAAGTATGCCGTGGGCCTATTATAGATCAAACACAATACAGCATAGATATCAAAGAGTGGAACTATAAATCACTCACCATTATGACAACGTAA